The proteins below are encoded in one region of Berryella intestinalis:
- a CDS encoding amino acid ABC transporter permease, with the protein MELLGLDVLFKGANAARLLQGLLVAVEISVISVVISIALGLLFGVFMTWKNPVARFVSRLYLEVVRIMPQLVLLFVVFFGATRVLHVNLSAEVSAIIVFSFWGVAEMGDLVRGALGSIPAQQYRSAQALGMTDAQMYRHVIVPQTVRRLIPLSINLVTRMIKTTSLVMMIGVVEMMKVGQQIIEANRMTSPNAVFGIYGTIFVLYFLICWPISLLAGKLEKKWSI; encoded by the coding sequence ATGGAGCTTTTGGGGCTTGATGTCCTGTTCAAGGGTGCAAACGCGGCGCGCCTCCTCCAGGGTCTGCTGGTCGCGGTCGAGATCAGCGTCATCTCGGTCGTCATAAGCATCGCGCTCGGCCTGCTCTTCGGCGTGTTCATGACGTGGAAGAACCCTGTGGCGCGCTTCGTGAGCCGGCTCTACCTCGAGGTCGTGCGCATCATGCCGCAGCTGGTCTTGCTGTTCGTGGTGTTCTTCGGGGCCACGCGCGTGCTTCACGTGAACCTCTCCGCCGAGGTCTCGGCCATCATCGTGTTCAGCTTCTGGGGCGTCGCCGAGATGGGGGATCTCGTGCGCGGGGCGCTCGGCAGCATCCCGGCCCAGCAGTACCGAAGCGCACAAGCGCTGGGGATGACCGATGCGCAGATGTATCGGCACGTCATCGTGCCCCAGACGGTGCGCCGGCTTATCCCCTTGTCCATTAACCTGGTCACCCGCATGATCAAAACCACCTCGCTCGTCATGATGATCGGCGTGGTCGAGATGATGAAGGTCGGCCAGCAGATCATAGAAGCGAACCGCATGACCAGCCCCAACGCCGTGTTCGGCATCTACGGCACGATCTTTGTCCTGTACTTCCTTATCTGCTGGCCCATCAGCCTTCTGGCGGGCAAGCTCGAGAAGAAATGGAGCATCTAG
- a CDS encoding helicase HerA-like domain-containing protein, protein MYVEGKLRIGMGEAPVEMLPNMANRHGLVAGATGTGKTVTVKTIIQSMSDAGIPTFVADVKGDVSGIAVAGEASEKLVARLAALGIENYDFHACPVSFWDVFGEGGAPVRTTVTEMGPVLIARLLDLNEVQQGVLNIVFHIADDQGMLLLDLKDLRSMLAYVSEHASDYTATYGNVTGQTIGAIQRALLQLEDAGGDVFFGEPALNIADWIRTDSDGKGVVNILDCVKLAQQPLLYSTFLLWMLTELYELLPEAGDLDKPKICFFFDEAHLLFNSAPAALLEKVEQVVKLIRSKGVGVYFITQNPSDISSAVLAQLGNRVQHALRAYTPAELKSIKAAAESFRENPAFDTQQAITELATGEALISFLDEDGRPAIVQRAKVIAPACSMGAAPDADKRYLIDNSEFKMKYGTPVDRESAYEVLAGKAVEAAAEAERLAAEEAQRKLDEEEAKRAEKEAEAAAKRAEREAAAEQRRAEREAAAAERKAEREAEAQRKAERKAAEQNERLIKNVAAAALTSVSRSLGTGLARNLLGALKKGLK, encoded by the coding sequence ATGTACGTAGAGGGTAAGTTGCGCATCGGAATGGGGGAGGCCCCAGTCGAGATGCTTCCGAATATGGCGAACCGCCACGGCCTGGTCGCGGGGGCCACGGGTACCGGAAAGACGGTCACGGTGAAGACCATCATCCAGTCCATGAGCGACGCGGGCATTCCCACGTTCGTGGCCGACGTCAAAGGAGACGTTTCCGGCATCGCGGTTGCGGGGGAGGCTTCCGAGAAGCTGGTGGCCCGCCTGGCGGCGCTCGGCATCGAGAACTACGACTTCCACGCCTGCCCGGTGAGCTTCTGGGACGTGTTCGGCGAGGGAGGCGCGCCGGTGCGCACCACGGTCACCGAGATGGGACCGGTGCTGATCGCTCGGCTGCTCGACCTGAACGAAGTCCAGCAAGGCGTGCTGAACATCGTCTTTCACATCGCAGACGACCAGGGCATGCTCCTTCTCGACCTGAAAGACCTCCGCTCCATGCTGGCGTACGTGTCCGAGCATGCGTCCGACTACACCGCGACGTACGGAAACGTGACGGGGCAGACGATCGGAGCCATCCAGCGCGCGCTGCTCCAGCTTGAAGACGCCGGCGGCGACGTGTTTTTCGGCGAGCCCGCGCTGAACATCGCCGATTGGATCCGCACGGACTCCGACGGCAAGGGCGTCGTCAACATCCTCGACTGCGTGAAGCTGGCCCAGCAGCCGCTTTTGTACTCGACGTTTCTGCTGTGGATGCTCACCGAGCTCTACGAGCTGCTTCCCGAGGCGGGCGATCTGGACAAACCCAAGATCTGCTTCTTCTTCGACGAGGCGCACCTGCTGTTCAACAGCGCGCCTGCGGCCCTGTTGGAGAAGGTCGAGCAGGTGGTGAAGCTCATCAGGTCCAAGGGCGTGGGGGTTTACTTCATCACGCAGAACCCCTCCGATATTTCCAGCGCGGTCCTCGCCCAACTGGGCAATCGCGTGCAGCATGCGCTGCGCGCGTACACGCCCGCCGAGCTGAAGTCCATCAAGGCCGCAGCGGAGAGCTTCCGCGAGAACCCCGCCTTCGACACGCAGCAGGCCATCACCGAACTCGCGACGGGCGAGGCCCTCATCAGCTTCCTCGACGAAGACGGACGCCCTGCCATCGTCCAGCGCGCGAAGGTCATCGCCCCGGCGTGTTCGATGGGCGCCGCCCCCGATGCCGACAAGCGCTACCTCATCGACAACAGCGAGTTCAAGATGAAGTACGGCACGCCCGTCGATCGGGAGAGCGCGTACGAGGTGCTGGCCGGCAAAGCCGTCGAGGCTGCGGCTGAAGCCGAGCGCCTTGCGGCGGAAGAGGCGCAGCGCAAGCTCGACGAGGAGGAGGCCAAGCGGGCCGAGAAAGAGGCCGAGGCCGCTGCGAAGCGCGCCGAGCGCGAGGCGGCTGCCGAACAGCGCAGGGCCGAACGGGAGGCCGCGGCTGCCGAACGCAAAGCCGAACGGGAGGCGGAGGCCCAGCGCAAGGCCGAGCGCAAGGCTGCCGAGCAAAACGAGCGCCTGATCAAAAACGTCGCGGCCGCCGCGCTCACATCGGTCAGCCGCAGTCTGGGCACGGGGCTTGCGCGCAACCTTCTGGGGGCTTTGAAAAAGGGCTTGAAGTAA
- a CDS encoding amino acid ABC transporter permease — protein sequence MDYGAMIEYLPLYGHAALLTLRIGWIGIAGSIAIGLASALVTHFRIPVLHGIARAYIELFRNTPLLIQLFFIYFGLPRLGVPVDAEFCGCLGLSLLGGAYMAETFRSGLEAVEPGQTESALSLGMSTPQVMRHIVLPQAVALSIQSFVANVVFLLKETSVFSAISLLDLMFVAKDLIGLYYDTTECLVMLVIFYLMIILPVSIAGTIVERRLRHGAFGA from the coding sequence GTGGACTACGGCGCCATGATCGAGTACCTGCCGCTTTACGGGCACGCCGCGCTGCTCACGCTGCGCATCGGCTGGATAGGCATCGCAGGTTCGATCGCCATCGGCCTCGCCTCGGCGCTCGTCACCCATTTCCGCATCCCGGTCCTGCACGGGATCGCGCGGGCCTACATCGAGCTGTTCCGCAACACGCCCCTGCTCATCCAGCTGTTCTTCATCTACTTCGGGCTACCGCGCCTCGGCGTGCCCGTCGATGCCGAGTTCTGCGGATGCCTCGGCCTCTCGCTGCTCGGCGGCGCCTACATGGCCGAAACCTTCCGAAGCGGGCTGGAGGCGGTCGAACCCGGCCAAACCGAGAGCGCGCTGTCGCTGGGCATGAGCACGCCGCAGGTCATGCGCCACATCGTGCTGCCCCAGGCCGTCGCGCTCAGCATCCAGTCGTTCGTCGCCAACGTGGTGTTCCTGCTGAAGGAGACCAGCGTCTTTTCCGCCATAAGCCTGCTCGACCTCATGTTCGTGGCCAAGGATCTCATCGGCCTGTACTACGACACCACCGAATGCCTCGTGATGCTGGTCATCTTCTACCTGATGATCATCCTGCCGGTGTCGATCGCGGGCACCATCGTCGAAAGGAGGTTGCGCCATGGAGCTTTTGGGGCTTGA
- a CDS encoding LysR family transcriptional regulator — MTSDQLEWFCCAYESGSFARAAKQHFVSRQAFGKAIRALESELRCTLFVRGETGVEPTPVAHAVYPLAKRCLSDLAHLKKESERVSSQRKTMRMALSDGVVELLPADFFDRIEERFPSVEFVFEKHFFASSLDLLSSGEVPFAITPGPVDRPGLDSVSLTSEPLFVAVPKRIMDRVPSRFSLEDLAKLPLFCLDDATPGDLGCRSLCASLGIEMNRITQYRDYEVILRKVNAGRPGVRPRSRKLVFAVVAGCVARAVSPR; from the coding sequence GTGACGTCCGACCAGCTTGAATGGTTCTGCTGCGCCTACGAGAGCGGCTCGTTCGCCCGCGCTGCAAAACAGCATTTCGTTTCTCGGCAGGCGTTCGGGAAGGCCATACGGGCGCTTGAGTCGGAGCTGCGCTGCACGCTGTTCGTCCGAGGGGAGACCGGCGTCGAGCCGACGCCGGTCGCGCATGCCGTCTATCCTTTGGCGAAGCGCTGCCTGTCCGACCTCGCGCATCTGAAAAAGGAGAGCGAGCGGGTTTCATCGCAGCGCAAGACGATGCGCATGGCCTTGTCGGACGGCGTTGTCGAACTGCTCCCCGCCGATTTCTTCGATCGGATCGAGGAAAGGTTCCCCTCGGTCGAATTCGTCTTCGAGAAGCATTTCTTCGCCTCGTCTTTGGACCTTCTGTCGTCTGGGGAGGTGCCGTTCGCCATCACGCCGGGCCCCGTCGATCGGCCGGGACTCGATTCGGTTTCTCTGACGAGCGAGCCTTTGTTCGTTGCCGTGCCGAAGCGGATCATGGATCGCGTGCCGTCCCGGTTCTCCCTCGAAGACCTGGCGAAGCTGCCTTTGTTCTGCCTCGATGACGCAACCCCGGGAGATCTGGGGTGCCGATCGCTGTGCGCGTCTCTGGGAATCGAGATGAACCGCATAACCCAATACCGCGATTACGAGGTGATCTTGAGGAAGGTGAACGCCGGCCGGCCAGGGGTGCGTCCTCGTTCCCGAAAGCTCGTGTTCGCGGTTGTCGCCGGATGTGTCGCTCGTGCCGTTTCCCCAAGGTGA
- a CDS encoding amino acid ABC transporter ATP-binding protein, producing MSETPVLRIAHVRKAYGDNVVLKDISLDVRQGEVIVIVGPSGCGKSTFLRCINGLEDIQGGTIELDGTPIDGSSKDIAAVRQRIGMVFQSYDLFPHKTVIENITLSPLVVQKRDKAEVEREAEALLARVGLIDKRNAYPRELSGGQKQRVAIARALAMKPEVMLLDEITAALDPEMVREVLDVILDLAREGKTMLIVTHEMSFARAVADRVLFFDGGEVVEQGVPERFFTHPETERAKRFLRTFTFEAVRHHEPA from the coding sequence ATGAGCGAGACGCCGGTACTACGCATCGCGCATGTGCGCAAAGCCTACGGCGACAACGTCGTGCTGAAAGACATCAGCCTCGACGTTCGGCAAGGCGAAGTCATCGTCATAGTCGGCCCGTCAGGGTGCGGCAAATCGACGTTTCTGCGATGTATCAACGGGCTCGAGGATATCCAAGGCGGAACGATCGAGCTGGACGGGACGCCCATCGACGGCTCGTCGAAGGACATCGCGGCTGTTCGCCAACGCATCGGCATGGTGTTTCAGAGCTACGACCTGTTCCCGCATAAAACGGTCATCGAGAACATCACGCTGTCCCCGCTCGTCGTGCAGAAGCGCGATAAGGCCGAAGTCGAGCGCGAAGCCGAGGCGCTGCTTGCGCGCGTGGGGCTCATCGACAAGCGAAACGCGTATCCGCGCGAGCTTTCGGGGGGACAGAAACAGCGCGTCGCGATCGCGCGGGCGCTTGCCATGAAGCCCGAAGTGATGCTGCTCGACGAGATCACCGCCGCCCTCGACCCCGAAATGGTGCGCGAAGTGCTCGACGTCATCCTCGATCTGGCGCGCGAGGGAAAGACGATGCTCATCGTCACCCACGAGATGTCGTTCGCCCGCGCCGTCGCCGACCGCGTGCTGTTCTTCGACGGCGGCGAGGTGGTCGAGCAGGGCGTTCCCGAGCGGTTCTTCACCCACCCGGAAACCGAGCGGGCCAAACGGTTCCTGCGCACCTTCACGTTCGAGGCCGTCAGGCACCACGAGCCCGCATAG
- a CDS encoding glutamine synthetase III, producing the protein MSKISEIYGSSVFDKRTMREKLPSATYKSLLKTIDAGEPLDLDVANVVAHAMKEWAIEKGATHFTHWFQPLSGTTSEKHDAFLSPEENGSAITSFSGKELIQGEPDASSFPSGGLRATFEARGYTAWDPTSYAFIKDEVLCIPTAFCSYTGEALDKKTPLLRSMGALENQARRVLALFGENPQRILTTIGAEQEFFLISEKDYAAREDLVLTGRTLFGAPPCKGQELEEHYFGAIRPTVNNFMKELDEELWALGIPARTKHNEVAPAQHELAPIFANANRAIDANLLTMEKMRLLASNHGLACLLHEKPFEGINGSGKHDNWSMSADGKNLLDPGENPSENLRFLVFLTAVIEAVDNYQELLRMSVASAGNDHRLGAHEAPPAIMSIFLGDELGAIMESLVNGAEYRNAGQVAMDLGVAVLPNFLKDNTDRNRTSPFAFTGNKFEFRAPGSNVNLADANTCLNTAVAKSLKGFADALENVSPADFEAAAISYVKQSLTDHQRIVFNGNGYSEEWEREAERRGLANHRNTAEALPSYIDPKSIALFEEFGVLTENEVRSRYEVKLEKYTKLLNIECRVMKRMARRTYIPAISRYASDTAEGVARLEAIGVECPSQKELAKRLADGIVAAAAATNELHELHTKAAAMQDKQQAADFYAGTVVPAMRKLRSVIDGLEIITSRDYWPAPSYNNLLFYV; encoded by the coding sequence ATGTCCAAGATTTCGGAGATCTACGGTTCAAGCGTCTTCGATAAGCGCACCATGCGCGAAAAGCTTCCCTCTGCGACCTACAAGAGCCTCCTGAAAACCATCGATGCGGGAGAGCCGCTCGATCTGGACGTGGCCAACGTGGTCGCGCACGCGATGAAGGAGTGGGCCATCGAGAAGGGCGCCACCCACTTCACCCACTGGTTCCAGCCCCTGTCGGGCACGACCTCCGAAAAGCACGACGCCTTCCTCTCCCCCGAGGAAAACGGGTCGGCCATCACCAGCTTCTCCGGAAAAGAGCTGATCCAGGGCGAACCCGATGCGTCGAGCTTCCCTTCGGGCGGCCTGCGCGCCACGTTCGAGGCGCGCGGCTACACCGCGTGGGACCCCACCAGCTACGCCTTCATCAAAGACGAGGTGCTGTGCATCCCCACGGCGTTTTGCAGCTATACCGGCGAGGCCCTCGACAAGAAGACGCCGCTTCTGCGCTCGATGGGCGCGCTGGAGAACCAGGCGCGCCGCGTCTTGGCCCTGTTCGGCGAGAACCCCCAGCGCATCCTCACCACCATCGGCGCCGAGCAGGAATTCTTCCTCATATCCGAGAAAGACTACGCCGCCCGCGAGGACCTGGTGCTCACCGGCCGCACGCTGTTCGGCGCACCGCCCTGCAAGGGCCAGGAACTCGAAGAGCACTACTTCGGCGCGATCCGACCCACGGTCAACAACTTCATGAAGGAGCTCGACGAGGAGCTGTGGGCGCTGGGCATCCCCGCGCGCACCAAGCACAACGAAGTCGCTCCGGCCCAGCACGAGCTCGCGCCCATCTTCGCCAACGCGAACAGGGCCATCGACGCGAACCTGCTCACCATGGAGAAGATGCGCCTGCTCGCATCCAACCACGGCCTGGCCTGCCTGCTGCACGAAAAGCCCTTCGAGGGCATCAACGGTTCGGGAAAGCACGACAACTGGTCGATGAGCGCCGACGGGAAGAACCTGCTCGATCCGGGCGAGAACCCCAGCGAGAACCTACGCTTCCTCGTGTTCCTCACCGCCGTCATCGAAGCGGTCGACAACTACCAGGAGCTGCTGCGCATGTCGGTGGCCTCCGCCGGAAACGACCACCGTCTCGGCGCGCACGAGGCGCCTCCCGCCATCATGTCGATCTTTTTGGGCGACGAGCTGGGAGCCATCATGGAATCGCTCGTCAACGGGGCGGAATACAGGAACGCCGGCCAGGTCGCTATGGATCTGGGCGTGGCGGTGCTGCCAAACTTCCTGAAAGACAACACCGACCGCAACCGGACCAGTCCCTTCGCGTTCACGGGAAACAAGTTCGAGTTCCGCGCGCCGGGCTCCAACGTCAACCTCGCCGACGCGAACACCTGCCTGAACACCGCCGTGGCGAAGTCCCTGAAAGGGTTCGCCGACGCGCTCGAGAACGTCTCGCCCGCCGATTTCGAGGCAGCCGCCATCTCCTACGTCAAGCAGTCGCTCACCGACCATCAGCGCATCGTATTCAACGGGAACGGGTACTCCGAAGAGTGGGAGCGCGAGGCCGAACGGCGCGGCCTGGCCAACCACAGGAACACCGCAGAGGCGCTTCCCAGCTACATCGACCCGAAGAGCATCGCGCTGTTCGAGGAGTTCGGCGTGCTCACCGAAAACGAGGTGCGCAGCCGCTACGAGGTGAAGCTGGAGAAGTACACCAAGCTGCTCAACATCGAGTGCCGCGTGATGAAGCGCATGGCGCGACGCACCTACATCCCCGCCATCAGCCGCTACGCTTCGGACACCGCCGAGGGCGTGGCGCGCCTCGAGGCGATCGGCGTCGAGTGCCCCTCCCAAAAAGAGCTCGCCAAGCGCCTGGCCGACGGCATCGTCGCCGCCGCAGCGGCCACCAACGAGCTGCACGAGCTGCACACGAAGGCAGCGGCCATGCAAGACAAGCAGCAGGCCGCCGACT
- a CDS encoding transporter substrate-binding domain-containing protein: MFGNNGRKKMKAALAALAAAALGAALLVGCSGGSAGGSAGSGPRTVDQIKESGTVRIGVFSDKSPFGYVDEHGNYAGYDIELANRIGEDLGVKVEFVSTEAANRVEYLQTNKVDIILANFTVTEERAQQVDFASPYMNVALGVVSRTDNPITDMSQIGPNDEVIVISGTTAETYLTKNMPNVKMKKFDTYASAKTAFENGEGVAWANDNTEVIAFAQADAAKYVVGIDALGNADTIAPAVTKGNDSLLSWLNDELASLGSQSFFHAAYDKTLAGTYGEAYKDTLVVEPK; encoded by the coding sequence ATGTTTGGAAACAACGGTAGGAAAAAGATGAAGGCCGCCCTCGCCGCGCTCGCGGCGGCAGCGCTGGGAGCCGCGCTGCTCGTCGGATGCTCGGGAGGTTCTGCGGGAGGTTCCGCGGGCAGCGGGCCGCGCACCGTCGACCAGATCAAAGAGTCCGGCACCGTGCGCATCGGCGTATTCTCGGACAAAAGCCCCTTCGGCTACGTGGACGAGCACGGAAACTACGCCGGATACGATATCGAGCTGGCCAACAGGATCGGCGAGGACCTGGGTGTGAAGGTCGAGTTCGTCTCCACCGAAGCGGCCAACCGCGTCGAATACCTGCAGACGAACAAGGTCGATATCATCCTCGCGAACTTCACCGTCACCGAGGAGCGCGCCCAGCAGGTCGATTTCGCCTCCCCTTACATGAACGTAGCGCTGGGCGTGGTGTCGCGCACCGACAACCCGATCACCGACATGTCGCAGATCGGGCCGAACGACGAGGTGATCGTCATTTCGGGAACCACCGCCGAAACCTACCTCACCAAGAACATGCCCAACGTCAAGATGAAGAAGTTCGACACCTACGCCAGCGCTAAAACCGCCTTCGAGAACGGCGAGGGCGTGGCGTGGGCCAACGACAACACCGAGGTCATCGCCTTCGCCCAGGCCGACGCAGCCAAATACGTAGTGGGCATCGACGCGCTCGGAAACGCCGACACCATCGCCCCGGCCGTGACCAAGGGCAACGACTCGCTGCTCTCCTGGCTCAACGACGAGCTCGCATCGCTGGGCTCGCAGAGCTTCTTCCACGCCGCCTACGACAAGACCCTCGCCGGCACTTACGGCGAGGCCTACAAAGACACCCTCGTCGTGGAGCCGAAGTAG